The following are encoded together in the Desulfococcus multivorans genome:
- a CDS encoding FAD-dependent oxidoreductase encodes MRHPLYPHLFSPLDLGFTTLKNRVLMGSMHTGLEEAPGGFSRLAVYYAERVRGGAALIVTGGVSPNAAGRTTDGAAKLNTDAEMSRHREIPRAVHAVGGKIALQILHAGRYANHRAPVAPSPLQAPIIRFSPRALTDEEIEEQIRDFVRCAALAKSAGYDGVEIMGSEGYLINQFIAPRTNHRTDRWGGSFENRIRFPLDVVRGIRKAVGEAFIILYRLSLIDLVDGGSTWDEVLALGQAIEGAGATFINSGIGWHEARVPTIAAMVPRAAFTWLTGRLRSAVSIPLITGNRINMPETAETVLARGDADMISMARPFLADPEFVKKAREMRAEEINTCIGCNQACLDHVFQGRVASCLVNPRACRETELTYIPARKRKRLAVVGAGPAGMSFAVIAAKRGHDVTLFEKSGCIGGLLNIARRIPGKSEFGETLRYFEKQLEINQVKTRLYTEARSSDLMMAGYDAIILASGVVPRTVTIPGADHPKVLNYMAVLSDERPVGGRVAIIGAGGIGFDVAVYLTHDAAEVDPTVFLREWGVDTAYASRGGLLETARQTPQGAREIYLLQRKSGKPGKDLGKTTGWIHRTALMRKGVRMMGGVTYRGIDDRGLHIVFQNEERLIEVDTVVICAGQDPLRTLEPELVSAGMPCYCIGGADKTARLDAKRAIAQGARLAAEIDLKCPVFHGND; translated from the coding sequence ATGCGTCATCCACTTTACCCGCATCTGTTTTCCCCTCTGGACCTCGGGTTCACTACACTGAAAAACCGGGTGCTCATGGGATCCATGCACACCGGACTTGAAGAGGCGCCCGGCGGCTTCAGCCGTTTGGCGGTCTATTATGCCGAACGGGTCCGGGGAGGTGCGGCCCTGATCGTCACGGGCGGCGTATCGCCCAACGCGGCGGGACGCACCACGGACGGGGCCGCCAAGCTGAATACCGACGCCGAAATGTCCCGGCACCGGGAGATTCCCAGAGCCGTGCATGCGGTCGGCGGGAAAATCGCCCTCCAGATTCTCCACGCCGGTCGATATGCCAATCATCGGGCTCCAGTGGCGCCGTCCCCGCTCCAGGCCCCCATCATCAGATTTAGCCCTCGTGCCCTGACCGACGAGGAGATTGAAGAGCAAATCCGGGATTTTGTCCGGTGTGCTGCGCTGGCGAAATCAGCGGGATATGACGGCGTAGAGATCATGGGGTCCGAGGGGTACCTCATCAACCAGTTCATCGCTCCCCGAACCAACCATCGAACCGATCGCTGGGGCGGGAGCTTTGAAAACCGCATCCGATTTCCCCTGGATGTTGTTCGGGGGATCCGGAAGGCCGTCGGCGAGGCCTTCATCATCCTGTACCGGCTGTCTCTCATCGACCTCGTCGACGGAGGCAGTACCTGGGATGAAGTACTCGCCCTGGGGCAGGCAATCGAAGGCGCGGGCGCAACATTCATCAACTCCGGTATTGGCTGGCACGAAGCGAGAGTCCCCACCATCGCCGCCATGGTTCCCCGAGCGGCTTTTACCTGGCTGACGGGTCGGCTTCGAAGCGCCGTTTCGATCCCGCTCATCACCGGCAATCGGATCAATATGCCCGAAACCGCCGAAACCGTCCTCGCCCGGGGCGATGCCGACATGATTTCCATGGCGCGGCCATTTCTGGCCGACCCGGAATTCGTCAAAAAGGCCCGGGAAATGCGCGCCGAAGAAATCAACACCTGCATCGGGTGCAATCAGGCCTGCCTGGATCACGTTTTCCAGGGACGCGTCGCATCCTGCCTGGTCAATCCCAGAGCATGCCGCGAAACCGAACTCACCTACATTCCCGCCCGAAAAAGAAAACGTCTTGCCGTAGTGGGCGCCGGTCCGGCAGGGATGTCCTTCGCCGTCATTGCCGCAAAGCGGGGGCACGACGTCACTCTTTTCGAAAAATCGGGCTGCATCGGAGGGCTGTTGAATATTGCCCGGCGCATTCCCGGAAAGTCTGAATTCGGGGAAACCCTCAGATATTTCGAGAAGCAATTGGAGATCAATCAGGTCAAGACCCGCCTTTATACGGAAGCCCGTTCGTCGGATTTGATGATGGCCGGGTATGACGCGATCATCCTGGCATCCGGGGTCGTTCCTCGGACCGTGACGATTCCCGGTGCCGACCACCCGAAGGTTCTGAACTACATGGCGGTGCTGAGCGACGAGAGACCGGTGGGCGGGCGGGTGGCCATCATCGGTGCGGGCGGCATCGGATTTGACGTCGCCGTTTACCTGACCCATGACGCCGCCGAGGTCGATCCGACGGTTTTTCTGCGGGAATGGGGCGTTGACACAGCATACGCGTCCCGGGGCGGTCTCCTTGAAACCGCCCGACAAACGCCGCAAGGCGCTCGGGAAATATACCTTCTGCAACGCAAAAGCGGAAAGCCGGGCAAGGATCTCGGCAAAACCACCGGATGGATTCATCGGACGGCCTTGATGCGCAAGGGCGTCAGGATGATGGGGGGCGTCACTTACCGCGGCATCGACGACAGGGGACTTCACATCGTCTTTCAAAACGAAGAGCGGCTGATCGAGGTGGACACCGTCGTCATCTGTGCCGGTCAGGATCCTCTCCGCACGCTGGAACCCGAACTCGTATCGGCAGGCATGCCCTGCTACTGCATCGGCGGCGCAGACAAGACCGCCCGACTCGATGCCAAGCGGGCAATTGCCCAGGGCGCACGGCTCGCTGCGGAAATTGATTTGAAATGTCCGGTATTCCATGGTAACGATTGA
- a CDS encoding NAD(P)H-hydrate dehydratase, with the protein MKISNVNEMRRMDQKAVQHYGIVEEMLMENAGLAAYRVLSASMNMAGKRILVVCGIGNNGGDGLVVARKIHSGGGDPRVIILSDPAGYKGAAGTNFSIISRLGLNVRVIDDAGSLHDDLCCCDAVVDAIFGTGLTRPVEGHYREVIQRINRSGKPVLSLDIPSGVAGDTGRIMGEAVRAGDTVTFGLPKVGNLLYPGYDQGGRLHVSHISFPPALYQSEALTIALNDMPNLPSRDPVAHKGSFGNALFIAGAAAYFGAPYFSASAFLKAGGGYARLAAPRSIIPVVAQKASEIVFHPQVETASGSIASTNETALRELARPMDMVVMGPGLSLDRETQALVRALTPALGAPLLLDGDGITAVAEDLDGVRQRKPPTILTPHLGEMARLTGKTIDTISADPIEMLRRTAMDLGAVIVLKGPHSLIGFPDGRVRINMSGNAGMATAGSGDVLTGTIAALVGLGMSPEAAAAGGTFLHGMAGDLAADQKGQDGMTARDILDFLPMALKAVREEKTSSQPFYGDRYRIPVVDA; encoded by the coding sequence ATGAAAATCAGCAATGTGAACGAAATGCGGAGAATGGATCAGAAAGCCGTTCAACACTATGGCATTGTTGAAGAAATGCTGATGGAAAACGCCGGCCTGGCCGCCTATCGGGTGCTTTCGGCATCCATGAACATGGCCGGCAAACGCATTCTGGTCGTCTGCGGTATCGGCAACAACGGCGGCGACGGCCTGGTCGTGGCCCGAAAGATCCATTCCGGCGGCGGTGATCCCCGCGTAATCATTCTTTCGGATCCGGCGGGATACAAAGGCGCAGCCGGAACCAATTTCAGCATTATCTCACGGCTGGGCCTGAACGTTCGCGTCATCGACGACGCCGGATCTCTGCACGACGATCTTTGTTGCTGCGACGCCGTTGTCGACGCCATCTTCGGCACCGGGCTCACCCGTCCGGTGGAAGGGCACTACCGGGAGGTCATCCAGCGCATCAACCGCAGCGGAAAACCCGTCCTGAGCCTTGACATCCCTTCAGGCGTGGCAGGGGATACCGGCCGGATCATGGGCGAAGCCGTCCGCGCCGGCGACACAGTGACTTTCGGCCTGCCCAAGGTCGGCAATCTGCTTTACCCCGGGTACGATCAGGGGGGCCGGCTCCACGTCTCCCACATCTCTTTTCCACCCGCGCTTTATCAATCCGAAGCCCTCACCATCGCCCTGAACGACATGCCGAACCTGCCGTCCAGGGACCCTGTCGCGCACAAGGGAAGCTTCGGTAACGCTCTTTTCATCGCCGGGGCCGCCGCTTATTTCGGCGCCCCCTATTTTTCAGCGTCCGCGTTTCTGAAGGCGGGAGGCGGGTATGCCCGGTTGGCCGCGCCCCGCTCCATCATCCCGGTGGTTGCCCAGAAAGCGAGCGAAATCGTTTTTCATCCCCAGGTGGAGACCGCAAGCGGCAGCATCGCATCGACCAACGAAACAGCCCTTCGAGAGCTCGCCCGCCCGATGGATATGGTGGTAATGGGCCCGGGCCTCTCCCTCGACAGAGAAACCCAGGCCCTGGTGCGAGCCCTTACCCCCGCCCTCGGGGCGCCGCTCCTCCTGGACGGCGACGGCATCACCGCCGTTGCCGAAGACCTTGACGGCGTACGACAACGAAAACCGCCCACTATCCTCACCCCCCACCTTGGAGAAATGGCCAGGCTGACCGGGAAAACCATCGACACGATCTCTGCGGATCCGATAGAGATGCTGCGGAGGACGGCAATGGATCTCGGCGCCGTGATCGTCCTCAAGGGCCCCCACTCCCTCATCGGCTTTCCCGACGGTCGGGTGCGGATCAACATGAGCGGCAACGCCGGCATGGCAACCGCGGGCTCGGGGGATGTTCTCACGGGAACTATCGCGGCGCTGGTCGGCCTCGGGATGTCCCCGGAAGCCGCCGCCGCCGGGGGGACATTCCTCCACGGCATGGCCGGGGACCTGGCCGCGGATCAAAAAGGACAGGACGGCATGACCGCCCGGGACATCCTCGATTTTCTCCCCATGGCGCTCAAGGCCGTCCGGGAAGAGAAAACATCGTCTCAACCCTTTTACGGGGACAGATACCGAATTCCCGTGGTCGATGCCTGA
- a CDS encoding ferredoxin--NADP reductase, producing MSRDAAPKFYRTQVIDRQWLSPATFEIGLRRPAEFGFEPGQFIRFRCDDISGMMEREYSLITAPSDPDIRLLVRTAGAYSSFLGKTEMGTTLEFIGPQGYFTYQSAGKPVVFVATGTGIAPFVSMARSGIAGFILLHGVQTAADLYYEALFRTSALRYVPCLSTATDAAFPGDAFHGRVTVFLADRLPPGEYDFYLCGRREMIREATLIIDDRFPGGRVYSETFY from the coding sequence ATGTCCCGGGATGCCGCTCCGAAATTCTACCGTACTCAGGTGATAGACCGGCAATGGCTGTCCCCCGCAACATTTGAAATCGGCCTGCGGCGGCCTGCGGAATTCGGCTTCGAACCCGGACAATTCATTCGTTTCCGATGTGACGATATCTCCGGGATGATGGAGAGGGAATATTCCCTTATTACCGCGCCATCGGATCCGGATATCCGACTGTTGGTCCGGACTGCCGGCGCTTACTCCTCCTTTCTTGGGAAAACCGAAATGGGAACGACTCTCGAGTTCATCGGACCCCAGGGATATTTTACCTATCAGAGTGCCGGAAAACCGGTGGTGTTTGTCGCCACCGGTACGGGAATCGCCCCGTTCGTTTCCATGGCCAGATCCGGTATTGCAGGATTCATTCTGCTCCACGGCGTTCAGACGGCGGCCGACCTCTATTACGAGGCGCTTTTCCGCACATCTGCCCTTCGCTATGTCCCCTGCCTCTCCACCGCGACGGATGCCGCCTTCCCCGGGGACGCCTTCCATGGCAGGGTAACGGTATTTTTAGCCGACCGCCTTCCGCCGGGGGAGTATGATTTCTATCTCTGCGGCCGGCGAGAGATGATCCGGGAGGCCACCCTGATCATCGATGATCGCTTCCCCGGCGGTAGAGTCTATTCGGAAACATTTTATTGA
- a CDS encoding cob(I)yrinic acid a,c-diamide adenosyltransferase has protein sequence MKIYTGGGDRGKTSLFSGERVDKSDDRVEAYGDIDELNAVMGALTASLTGDRTSIREEVHGIQKDLMVIGALLATTPDAPHFGSLERIGPDRIRALESAMDRMDLELPPLKSFILPGGSIPAAWAHVARTVCRRAERRIIRLGERGVVDLRLEAVQDLLTYINRLSDYLFMLARYCNLAAGVTDIQWKG, from the coding sequence GTGAAAATCTATACCGGCGGCGGTGATCGAGGAAAAACGAGCCTTTTCAGCGGAGAGCGGGTTGACAAGAGCGATGATCGGGTTGAGGCGTATGGAGATATTGATGAATTGAATGCGGTTATGGGTGCCCTCACGGCATCCTTAACGGGGGATCGAACGAGCATTCGAGAAGAGGTCCATGGGATTCAGAAGGATCTTATGGTTATCGGCGCTCTTCTGGCAACTACACCTGATGCCCCCCATTTTGGCTCGCTTGAAAGGATCGGTCCGGACAGGATCCGGGCACTGGAGTCGGCCATGGATCGGATGGACCTGGAGCTGCCGCCGCTGAAATCCTTCATCCTCCCCGGGGGGAGTATACCCGCCGCATGGGCTCATGTGGCCAGGACGGTATGCCGGCGCGCCGAGCGTCGAATCATCCGTTTGGGAGAGCGGGGCGTGGTGGATTTACGCCTCGAGGCGGTGCAGGATCTTTTGACGTATATCAACCGCCTTTCAGATTATCTTTTCATGCTGGCCCGATACTGCAATCTGGCTGCCGGCGTTACCGATATTCAGTGGAAAGGGTGA
- a CDS encoding glycosyltransferase family 2 protein, with protein sequence MISSSASPLISVIIPTHNRAWILRDAIDSVLSQKDCTFELIVVDDGSTDDTPELLRSYGNRLTAIRQENRGVSAARNLGIRNATGRFIAFLDSDDYWLPGKLAAQAAFFNGRSNALICQTQEIWIRNGVRVNPRKRHRKRTGMIFEPSLHLCLISPSAVMMHRSLFDVVGLFDESLPACEDYDLWLQISCRFPVLLVDAPLVVKRGGHPDQLSRTPGLDRFRIAALVKCIERAPLTALQRNAAIRVLADKCRIYGEGCLKRGRRNEAPYYLNLPHRYLSLYKNED encoded by the coding sequence ATGATCTCAAGCTCGGCCTCTCCGTTGATCAGCGTTATCATACCGACCCATAACCGGGCCTGGATTCTCAGGGACGCCATCGATTCAGTCCTCTCCCAGAAGGATTGCACCTTCGAGCTGATCGTCGTGGACGACGGCTCCACGGACGACACACCGGAGTTGCTTCGATCCTACGGAAACCGCCTCACCGCCATCCGACAGGAAAACCGCGGCGTCTCTGCGGCCCGGAACCTGGGGATCCGAAACGCAACCGGTCGATTTATCGCTTTTCTCGATTCCGACGACTACTGGCTTCCCGGGAAGCTTGCGGCCCAGGCCGCCTTTTTCAACGGCCGGTCGAACGCCCTCATCTGTCAGACCCAGGAAATCTGGATCCGGAACGGCGTCCGGGTCAATCCCCGCAAGCGACACCGTAAACGGACAGGAATGATCTTCGAACCGTCATTGCACCTCTGCCTGATCAGTCCTTCGGCTGTCATGATGCATCGATCCCTGTTCGACGTGGTCGGGCTATTCGATGAATCCCTGCCCGCCTGCGAGGATTACGACCTGTGGCTCCAGATCAGTTGCCGTTTTCCGGTTTTGCTGGTCGACGCACCCCTCGTCGTCAAACGCGGCGGACATCCCGACCAGCTCTCCCGGACACCGGGTCTGGACCGATTCCGGATCGCCGCTCTGGTGAAATGTATCGAACGCGCCCCCCTTACCGCCCTTCAACGCAATGCCGCTATCCGTGTCCTTGCGGATAAATGCCGGATCTACGGCGAAGGATGCCTGAAACGGGGACGCCGCAACGAGGCGCCCTACTATCTGAACCTTCCCCACCGATACCTTTCCCTGTACAAGAATGAGGACTGA
- a CDS encoding bifunctional sulfate adenylyltransferase/adenylylsulfate kinase produces the protein MDQMDAPAPYGGELVNLLVDDERIELLKKIAGKLTELTLTDRQMCDVELLATGAFSPLRGFMVQSEYASVLDRMQLQNGLVWPLPICLDVNDLAARTLEAGQSVALRDAEGFLLAVMHIEDIFPAEKEKEAEKIYGTRDPAHPGVDHLMNACGDTYIGGRIEAIHLPPHFDFQRLRRSPVEIRQMAEKLGWNRMVGFHTRNPIHRPQFELTLKAMRKASANLLLLPTVGITMPGDFDHYTRIKCYREIAKRYPPDAHILNLLPLANRMAGPREALLHAIIARNFGCSHFIIGEHHGSPDTDQNGQPFYPGAAAREFAEAFDGHIGIQILGFQEMLYLPFEDEYRFADQVPDGTQTLSFSGFDIRTRIRTGRKVPLWASFPEVISALRKAYPPPRKQGLTVFFTGLSGAGKSTLAKILYARFMELGDRPVTLLDGDIVRQNLSRELSFSKEHRDINVRRIGFVASEITKNRGIAICAPIAPYASTRTEIRRRIEEYGGFAEVHVATPIEECEKRDRKGMYAKARAGLIKGFTGVDDPYEPPECPELRIDTTHMTPNEAVKDILLFLGEKGYI, from the coding sequence ATGGATCAAATGGATGCACCCGCTCCTTACGGCGGCGAACTGGTCAACCTGTTGGTGGATGATGAACGCATCGAATTGCTGAAAAAGATTGCCGGCAAGCTGACGGAGCTCACATTGACGGATCGCCAGATGTGCGATGTGGAGCTGCTCGCCACAGGCGCTTTTTCCCCCCTTCGGGGCTTCATGGTTCAATCCGAATATGCATCGGTGCTGGACCGGATGCAGCTCCAGAACGGACTGGTATGGCCGCTTCCCATCTGCCTGGATGTCAACGACCTCGCGGCAAGAACCCTGGAGGCCGGACAATCCGTCGCGCTCAGAGATGCCGAAGGCTTTCTCCTGGCGGTAATGCACATCGAGGATATTTTTCCGGCCGAAAAGGAAAAGGAGGCCGAGAAGATCTACGGGACCCGCGACCCCGCTCATCCGGGCGTCGACCACCTCATGAACGCCTGCGGAGATACCTACATCGGGGGCCGCATCGAAGCGATCCATTTGCCTCCCCATTTCGATTTTCAACGACTGCGAAGATCGCCGGTTGAAATCCGGCAGATGGCCGAAAAACTGGGATGGAACAGAATGGTCGGTTTCCACACCCGGAATCCCATCCATCGTCCCCAGTTCGAGTTGACCCTGAAGGCCATGCGAAAGGCCTCCGCCAACCTGCTCCTTCTCCCGACGGTCGGTATCACGATGCCCGGGGATTTCGACCATTACACCCGGATCAAATGCTACAGGGAGATTGCCAAACGCTACCCTCCCGACGCCCACATCCTGAACCTGCTGCCTTTGGCCAATCGCATGGCCGGTCCCAGGGAAGCACTCCTTCACGCGATTATCGCCAGGAACTTTGGATGTTCCCATTTTATTATCGGGGAGCATCACGGATCGCCGGACACAGACCAAAACGGACAGCCCTTCTATCCGGGCGCCGCAGCCCGGGAGTTCGCCGAGGCTTTCGACGGTCATATCGGCATTCAGATTCTGGGTTTTCAGGAGATGCTCTACCTGCCCTTCGAAGACGAGTACCGCTTTGCGGATCAGGTTCCCGACGGCACTCAGACCCTGTCCTTTTCGGGATTCGACATCCGTACCCGTATCCGCACCGGGCGAAAGGTCCCGCTCTGGGCCAGCTTTCCCGAGGTGATCTCGGCCCTTCGAAAAGCCTACCCACCCCCCAGGAAACAAGGGCTTACGGTTTTTTTTACAGGACTTTCCGGTGCAGGGAAATCAACCCTTGCCAAGATTCTCTATGCCCGTTTCATGGAGCTGGGCGACCGGCCCGTCACCCTGCTGGACGGGGACATCGTGCGGCAGAATCTCTCCCGGGAACTCAGCTTTTCAAAAGAACATCGGGACATCAATGTCCGTCGCATCGGTTTTGTGGCGAGCGAAATCACCAAAAACCGCGGCATCGCCATCTGCGCTCCGATCGCACCCTATGCCTCGACCCGAACCGAGATCCGAAGACGCATCGAAGAATATGGAGGATTTGCAGAAGTTCATGTGGCGACGCCCATTGAAGAATGCGAAAAACGGGACCGAAAAGGCATGTACGCCAAGGCCAGAGCAGGACTCATCAAAGGTTTCACCGGAGTGGACGATCCCTACGAACCCCCTGAATGCCCCGAACTTCGTATCGATACGACCCACATGACGCCCAATGAAGCGGTAAAGGATATCCTGCTGTTCCTGGGCGAAAAAGGTTATATCTGA
- a CDS encoding mannose-1-phosphate guanylyltransferase/mannose-6-phosphate isomerase, giving the protein MIHPVILAGGSGTRLWPLSRELYPKQLLKLVTENTMLQDTLLRLTGIAELGAPIVVCNENHRFMVAEQIRALGLNHADIILEPVGRNTAPAAAVAALRALSSGNDPLLLILPADHFIRDTAVFHRALQTGVRFAEQDRLVTFGIVPETPETGYGYIKKGRALDEPGPDKNSIAVAIDRFAEKPDLDTAVAYIDSGDYCWNSGMFLFRAKTLVQEMENWVPEIVAACKHALAKGKKDLDFFRLDCGAFEACPSDSIDYAVMEKTARGVMIPLQAGWSDLGSWEALWQAGTKDAHDNVVQGDVLLHDVGNSYLRADSRLVAAVGLKDHIVVETADAVLISPRSEVQDVRSLVDKLKKARRIESVTHKTVYKPWGTTENLVKSERFQVNRLTVKPGAVLSLQKHFNRAEHWIVVRGTALVIRGEEEMILKEDSSTYIPHGMAHRLSNPGKIPLEIIEVQSGDYLGENDIIRLEDPYGETPGPL; this is encoded by the coding sequence ATGATACATCCGGTTATTCTGGCAGGCGGATCGGGCACACGACTGTGGCCCCTTTCGCGGGAGCTCTATCCCAAGCAGCTGCTGAAGCTGGTGACGGAGAACACGATGCTCCAGGACACCCTGCTTCGGCTTACGGGCATCGCCGAATTGGGCGCCCCCATCGTCGTCTGCAATGAAAATCATCGCTTCATGGTTGCGGAGCAGATCAGAGCCCTCGGCCTGAATCATGCCGACATCATACTGGAGCCGGTCGGCAGAAACACGGCCCCGGCCGCAGCCGTAGCCGCCTTGCGGGCGCTGTCGTCGGGAAACGACCCGCTCCTTCTAATTCTGCCGGCCGACCATTTCATTCGGGATACGGCTGTATTTCACCGAGCCCTTCAGACCGGGGTCCGCTTTGCGGAACAGGATCGTCTCGTCACCTTTGGTATTGTTCCCGAAACTCCGGAGACCGGCTACGGCTATATCAAAAAAGGGCGGGCTCTTGACGAGCCCGGACCAGACAAGAATTCCATCGCCGTCGCCATCGATCGATTCGCGGAAAAACCCGACCTGGACACGGCCGTCGCCTATATCGATTCAGGCGACTACTGCTGGAACAGCGGTATGTTCCTTTTCAGAGCGAAGACCCTCGTGCAGGAAATGGAAAACTGGGTTCCCGAAATAGTGGCAGCCTGCAAACATGCCCTTGCGAAGGGGAAAAAGGACCTCGACTTCTTCAGGCTTGACTGCGGCGCCTTCGAGGCGTGTCCCAGCGATTCCATCGACTACGCCGTCATGGAAAAAACCGCCAGAGGCGTTATGATCCCTCTCCAGGCCGGATGGAGCGACCTGGGATCCTGGGAAGCCCTCTGGCAGGCGGGAACAAAAGACGCCCACGACAACGTCGTCCAGGGCGACGTGCTGCTTCATGATGTCGGCAATTCCTACCTCAGAGCCGATTCCCGGCTCGTTGCGGCTGTTGGGCTCAAAGACCACATCGTTGTGGAGACCGCCGATGCGGTGCTCATTTCACCTCGCAGCGAGGTACAGGATGTCAGGAGCCTTGTCGACAAGCTCAAGAAGGCACGGCGCATCGAGAGCGTCACCCACAAAACCGTCTACAAGCCCTGGGGCACCACCGAAAATCTGGTGAAATCAGAGCGCTTTCAGGTCAACCGCCTTACGGTGAAACCCGGTGCCGTGCTCTCTCTCCAGAAGCATTTCAACCGGGCCGAACACTGGATCGTTGTCCGGGGAACCGCCCTGGTTATCAGGGGGGAGGAAGAAATGATCCTTAAAGAAGACAGCTCCACATATATTCCCCACGGCATGGCTCACCGCCTGAGCAATCCCGGCAAGATCCCTCTGGAGATCATCGAGGTCCAGTCCGGAGATTATCTGGGGGAAAACGATATTATCCGCCTTGAGGATCCTTACGGCGAGACGCCTGGACCCTTGTGA
- a CDS encoding succinate dehydrogenase/fumarate reductase iron-sulfur subunit, giving the protein MTSKAINLTLKVWRQNGPKDKGRFEDYSANNISTDMSFLEMLDVVNEELTLSDKDPIAFDSDCREGICGQCGCVVGGHPHGHEKGTTLCQLHMRHFKDGDTVVIEPFRARAFKVLKDLMIDRSALDGIIQAGGFISVNAGGAPDANAISISQDVAEKAMDAAQCIGCGACVAACPNASAMLFTSAKISHLALLPQGRPEAARRALNMIREMDALGFGNCSNERECEAECPKEISIVNIARANREFLKAGFFSSVM; this is encoded by the coding sequence GTGACATCGAAAGCTATTAATCTAACCCTGAAGGTATGGCGTCAGAACGGTCCCAAGGATAAAGGCCGGTTTGAAGATTACAGCGCCAATAACATTTCGACGGATATGTCCTTCCTGGAGATGCTCGATGTCGTCAACGAAGAGCTGACGCTCTCAGACAAGGACCCCATCGCATTTGACAGCGACTGCCGGGAGGGGATATGCGGCCAATGCGGCTGCGTGGTCGGAGGGCATCCCCACGGCCATGAAAAGGGGACAACCCTTTGCCAACTCCACATGCGTCATTTCAAGGACGGCGACACGGTGGTCATCGAACCTTTCCGCGCTCGGGCGTTCAAGGTTTTGAAAGACTTGATGATCGACCGAAGCGCCCTTGACGGTATCATCCAGGCGGGCGGGTTTATCTCCGTCAACGCCGGAGGAGCCCCGGACGCCAATGCCATCTCGATTTCCCAGGATGTAGCGGAAAAAGCCATGGATGCCGCCCAGTGCATCGGTTGCGGAGCTTGTGTCGCGGCATGTCCCAACGCCTCCGCCATGCTCTTCACCAGCGCCAAAATTTCTCATCTGGCGCTTCTTCCCCAGGGACGTCCGGAGGCGGCTCGCAGAGCCCTCAACATGATCCGGGAGATGGATGCCCTGGGCTTCGGCAACTGCAGCAACGAAAGAGAGTGCGAGGCGGAATGCCCCAAAGAAATCTCCATCGTCAACATTGCCCGCGCGAACCGGGAGTTCCTGAAGGCCGGTTTTTTCTCCAGCGTGATGTAG